A window from Culex pipiens pallens isolate TS chromosome 3, TS_CPP_V2, whole genome shotgun sequence encodes these proteins:
- the LOC120417894 gene encoding serine/threonine-protein kinase GG21441-like, whose translation MAAIDSASSWHGGGNCRNQCATRIADLARHTPLDMDGPALAHNNKLPPVESATVVVDDSLGPDDSLDRKFLNNNNNNSPSMKCLQYITPPPADPPPPPALLFDYVVEKSVQQQQQQQQHNLLDSEIKRLENVSFNCNSDEQSANSQVDVQVAPTNSPSIKSRPVEEEQKQEQVGPSKTGTTAASERSVNLNVTNASTNQPTSNSDQHTTNHPTNVPANNPLITISINNHCKSSSTNHPIIISPAQSNDGMSAPSVTMCDTRHPNKIKPPPLPSITTTITNESPATQTKPTNESPKSPGGTSSLAAAAAVAMVVTASAAAAAASASAAAQACSSKPPIHTNTPYHHPHHPPRVPHVYHHPHNPTASHSIRFMTQHIKILPKTQSLDLVDNDDLLEATNRSESQLDIHSVGLAAAGVAFRGRVLPKLQTLDQTRPIYPNVPYSPYNSPYGSPRSGRRRTPLRESRRVSIEQTGSFLQLNQYKLLDQIGQGSYGLVKLAYSEEDSTHYAMKILSKRKLLRKAGLMRRGPKRGTSPLDRVYREIAVLKKLDHPNVVKLVEVLDDPLEDSLYLVFELVQHGEVLSIPTDSPLSEDRAWNVCRDVILGVEYLHYQRIIHGDLKPANLLLSDSSSVKVADLGVCNEFLGEDAAMNNGSTAGTPAFRSPETLFPGQHVYNGKAADIWALGATLYSLVHGNVPFIATSVPGVYEKIKYDPLEFPPTSTISPELRDLIVSMLDKDPQTRITLPQIKQHNWITKHGLHPLPSEEENCRLVQINDEDMDSVVKSIPKLDTLILIKTMLKKHSFQNPFTKGISGRAPQAGGSRIERFSRSGRSNSAPGDYHTSERQPSNESLLPSVTEGVSSPGGGSPEEQSPYRQIPSIISTPSLESTVTAGPEPEPEPVQPDPTPAPEAATHTTNLPKRAYLEVLL comes from the exons CCTCATCGTGGCATGGAGGTGGAAACTGTCGTAACCAATGTGCCACCCGGATTGCCGACCTTGCCAG GCACACACCGCTCGACATGGACGGGCCAGCACTAGCGCACAACAACAAGCTGCCCCCCGTCGAGAGtgccaccgtcgtcgtcgatgATAGCCTCGGACCGGACGACAGCCTGGACCGGAAGTtcctaaacaacaacaacaacaactcgcCGAGCATGAAGTGCTTGCAGTACATCACTCCGCCACCTGCTGACCCTCCACCTCCGCCGGCGCTCCTGTTTGACTACGTAGTCGAGAAGAGtgtccaacagcagcagcagcagcagcagcacaatcTCCTAGATAGCGAAATAAAACGACTGGAAAACGTTAGCTTTAATTGCAATAGTGACGAGCAGTCCGCGAATAGTCAAGTAGATGTTCAAGTAGCACCAACCAATTCCCCTAGCATTAAAAGTCGGCCAGTAGAAGAGGAGCAGAAGCAGGAGCAGGTTGGACCGTCGAAAACAGGTACCACCGCCGCGTCGGAACGATCCGTCAATTTGAATGTTACCAATGCCTCAACTAACCAACCAACCAGCAACAGCGACCAACATACAACGAACCACCCGACGAATGTACCAGCTAATAACCCATTGATAACCATCAGTATTAATAACCATTGCAAATCGTCGTCTACTAACCATCCCATCATCATCTCACCTGCTCAGAGCAACGACGGAATGTCCGCGCCTTCCGTAACCATGTGTGATACGCGTCATCCAAACAAAATTAAGCCACCACCTTTGCCTTCAATAACCACAACCATAACCAACGAAAGCCCCGCAACCCAAACCAAACCAACCAACGAATCGCCCAAATCCCCGGGAGGAACGTCATCGTTGGCCGCCGCAGCTGCCGTCGCGATGGTCGTCACCGcttccgccgccgccgccgccgcatcAGCCTCAGCCGCCGCCCAAGCATGCTCAAGCAAACCACCCATCCACACTAACACCCCGTACCACCATCCCCATCACCCGCCACGTGTCCCGCACGTGTACCATCATCCCCACAATCCGACCGCCTCCCACAGCATCCGGTTCATGACCCAGCACATTAAAATCTTACCCAAAACTCAATCCCTAGATCTGGTAGATAACGACGATCTGCTGGAGGCCACCAACCGGAGCGAGTCCCAGCTGGACATCCACTCGGTAGGGTTGGCCGCGGCCGGCGTCGCCTTTCGGGGCCGGGTGCTGCCGAAGTTGCAAACGCTGGACCAAACGCGGCCAATCTACCCGAACGTGCCGTACAGTCCGTACAACAGCCCGTACGGCAGTCCGCGGAGTGGCCGCCGCCGGACACCGTTGCGCGAGTCCCGCCGGGTGTCCATCGAGCAGACGGGCAGCTTTCTGCAGCTCAACCAGTACAAACTGCTGGATCAAATTGGCCAG GGTTCCTACGGCTTGGTGAAGCTTGCCTACTCGGAGGAGGACTCCACCCACTACGCCATGAAGATACTGTCCAAGCGTAAGCTGCTTCGGAAGGCGGGTCTGATGCGGCGCGGACCGAAGCGAGGCACGTCACCGCTGGATCGAGTCTACCGTGAAATCGCTGTTCTGAAGAAG TTGGATCATCCCAACGTCGTCAAGCTCGTCGAGGTGTTGGACGATCCTCTGGAAGACTCGCTCTACCTCGTGTTCGAGCTGGTACAGCACGGCGAAGTCCTCAGCATTCCGACCGACAGTCCACTGAGTGAGGACCGTGCCTGGAATGTGTGCCGGGATGTGATCCTTGGGGTTGAATATC TTCACTACCAGCGGATTATCCACGGTGACTTGAAGCCGGCCAACCTGCTGCTGTCCGACTCGAGTAGCGTGAAGGTGGCCGATTTGGGCGTGTGCAATGAGTTCCTAGGTGAAGATGCCGCCATGAACAATGGCTCCACGGCGGGCACGCCGGCCTTCCGATCGCCGGAAACGCTATTTCCCGGTCAGCACGTGTACAACGGCAAGGCGGCCGACATCTGGGCCTTGGGGGCCACCCTTTATTCGCTAGTCCATGGAAATGTTCCTTTTATCGCTACTTCGGTTCCTGGTGTGTACGAGAAGATAAAATACGACCCCCTTGAATTCCCCCCAACGAGCACAATCTCGCCGGAACTGCGAGACCTGATCGTGTCGATGCTGGACAAGGACCCCCAAACGCGGATCACGCTTCCCCAGATCAAGCAGCACAACTGGATCACCAAACACGGACTGCATCCGTTGCCGAGCGAGGAGGAGAACTGTCGCCTGGTGCAGATCAACGACGAAGATATGGACTCCGTGGTGAAGAGCATTCCCAAGCTGGACACGCTGATACTGATCAAGACGATGCTGAAGAAGCACTCGTTCCAGAATCCGTTTACGAAGGGAATTTCGGGGAGGGCACCGCAGGCGGGAGGATCAAGGATCGAGAGGTTTAGCCGGTCGGGACGGTCCAATTCGGCACCGGGGGATTATCATACGTCGGAAAG ACAACCCTCGAACGAATCCTTGCTGCCCTCGGTCACCGAGGGCGTTTCCAGTCCCGGCGGTGGCAGTCCCGAGGAGCAATCCCCCTATCGGCAGATCCCGAGCATCATTTCAACACCGTCGCTGGAATCGACGGTCACCGCCGGTCCGGAACCGGAACCGGAACCAGTTCAGCCCGATCCGACACCGGCACCAGAAGCAGCAACACACACAACG aATTTACCAAAACGCGCTTACTTAGAAGTTCTGCTATAG